The nucleotide window CAAGCTTCGTTTCTGCTTCGCGCTTCTTGATTACGTCTTGTGCTTGTTCTGTCTTTCCGAGTAGATCAGCTACAGTAAGCAGGTTCTTTTTCCAGTTCTGAGGGTATTGAATTTCGCTACCTGTAAATACATAGGTGGGAGCAATTTTAGACAATTTCTCATACGTGCCGCCATCTGCCCAACCTTGGAAGCCCAGAATAATGAGATCTGGCTGTGCCGCCATGATTGCTTCAAAGTTAAATGCAGCTGTGTCGAACTTCGGTACATCTTTTAAATAATCCTCAAGATAGGTCTGGTAATAGGTCCCGCTTGAGTACTGCATAATTGGTTTAACACCAAGTGCACTCATCTCGTCTTCAACGAATAATCCAAGAACACGCTGAGGCTCGGCAGGCACTTCAATTTTTCCAAGAATATGCTCCACAGTACGCGGTTCTGTAGATGTATTTTCAGATGATGCCGGTGCTTGTTCTGTTTGTACCGCCCCAGCCTCCTCCTTCACAGTTCCCCCGCCGCATGCAGTAAGTACGAAGATAAGCACAAAGATCATGCTAATTATAGAAAAGCCTTTTTTAGTAAATGTCATTCATCTGCCACTCCTTCTACTGATATCTATTCTCATTTAGGTGCTTTGCTTATCTTAAGTAGCAGGACGGATTAATTCAATGGACTTTTGAGTAAAAATGATCCTTTTTCGAAATATGTCTTAAATGTACATTTAACAAGAGCGGTTCCGTTAATGAATTTAAAAAGTATATTTCCTTTATTTTAATTTCAATAAAATGGTACTATTAACCAATGTTCTTTGTGCTGACATTCTCATAGAGGAAGAATGAGAGAGGTCAAGAAGCAAAATAGGAGGGAATGTAGTGAAGATTAGCACCCTAGAAACGAAATTAGCTTCAAGATACGACGAGTTCGATCCTGAACAGGATGGGAATAAAAACACGAAATTTGCTGACATCATTATTGATGGTACATCGCTTTATCAAAGGCTGAAAAAACATGATTTGGTACCTTGTCTCGGATGGGGAAGCGATGAATATCAAAGGCTTCTTATTGATTATTTTTTACTTAAGAAACCACATGA belongs to Paenibacillus sp. FSL H8-0079 and includes:
- a CDS encoding ABC transporter substrate-binding protein, producing MTFTKKGFSIISMIFVLIFVLTACGGGTVKEEAGAVQTEQAPASSENTSTEPRTVEHILGKIEVPAEPQRVLGLFVEDEMSALGVKPIMQYSSGTYYQTYLEDYLKDVPKFDTAAFNFEAIMAAQPDLIILGFQGWADGGTYEKLSKIAPTYVFTGSEIQYPQNWKKNLLTVADLLGKTEQAQDVIKKREAETKLAKEQLQVAAKGKTAAMIRIHASKEMRLYGGPGGQVGTALYGDFGLEPAPIVRKLAWGEDMDIQAISMETIPQIDADYIFLAVDEGREEQATELKESKLWKTIPAVKQGHVYEVRGDVWITNGPLAYEKKMQDVMNAIIPD
- a CDS encoding oxidoreductase gives rise to the protein MKISTLETKLASRYDEFDPEQDGNKNTKFADIIIDGTSLYQRLKKHDLVPCLGWGSDEYQRLLIDYFLLKKPHESMYYRYPILVCPWCGDEECGFISVKIDREDDIVIWRDFILNDKNLQVGPFYFGWENYKQAIENTFGTAGIQ